A segment of the Bacillus licheniformis DSM 13 = ATCC 14580 genome:
AAATATTCCGGTTAAAACCGTTTCAAGCCTTGAAGTGCTTGCGGCAAACGGCCGTTTTTTCCAAGGCTTGATTTGTCCGTTGTTTGATGCTAGGCGCGGTCAGGTTTATACGGGACTGTACCAGTATAGGGACGGCAAACTCCATGGATTGGAAGAGGACCAGAACATTCTGCTTGAAGATTGGCTAAAAAAGCTGAAAGCCATGGATCAGCAAGTCCTTTTCATAGGAAGCGACACCGGGATTCACAGGGAAATGATCGAACGGATTCTCGATGAACAAGCGGTTATTGCAGACCCTGCCCTGCAGCTTCCAAGACCTTCAGAATTGGCTTTAATCGGAGAACTTAAAGAGGACGAGCCAGTGCACAGCATTGTTCCAAACTATATTCGTCTGGCCGAAGCCGAGGCCGTCTGGCTTGAAAAACAAAAGTAAACGGGTGAAGCCATGAACACGCAAATGGTCATACGCGATATGAATCCAAAGG
Coding sequences within it:
- the tsaB gene encoding tRNA (adenosine(37)-N6)-threonylcarbamoyltransferase complex dimerization subunit type 1 TsaB: MTILAIDTSNLTLGVALIKDGKVIAEHISHLKKNHSVRAMPAIDELLKECGLKPSDLTQIAVAKGPGSYTGVRIGVTIAKTLAWSLNIPVKTVSSLEVLAANGRFFQGLICPLFDARRGQVYTGLYQYRDGKLHGLEEDQNILLEDWLKKLKAMDQQVLFIGSDTGIHREMIERILDEQAVIADPALQLPRPSELALIGELKEDEPVHSIVPNYIRLAEAEAVWLEKQK